Within the Bacillota bacterium genome, the region CTCCTCTCCCCGAACCCGCCGACCCGCGCCACATATAGGCTGCGTGTTCGCAGAGAACGCATCGGCGCGACAGGCGGGAGCAACGTAACGCAGCGCAACGCAAGAGCAACGCAAAAGCAACGTAACAAACGAGCGCGCTCGTCTGTCGCTCGCATTCGTCACATTACATCGGGCCTCTAGGCATGCTATCAGGTCAGACGCTCTCTCGGTCGTCGCCTGTTGCCTTGCCGGGCAGAGCGGCAATCGGAGCGGCTCAGGACCATGAGCAAGGGCAGCACTCTGCGACGGCGCTTTCTCCCTCCGTGGCAGATTCCTCCTTCCGTGGCAGACAGGAGAGCATCAGGTCGCCCAAGACAGGGGATTCGGATGGAGGGCGAGTGCACGGCCTGGAACAAGCGCAAAGCGAGAGCAACAGAATGGGGGCGCAGTGCGCTTCGAAATCCTTGCTGAGCCGGGCACCGGGTGGGCGTCCTTTCTGGAACTTGCCGGCTGCGGGAAAGGAGTGAAGTCAGAGGACAGCAAGCGAACCTGCTTCGGCGTCGCTCGCTGTTCCTCTGACGTCACGTGCGTTCAGCCTCGCCCGCGCCCTCAACGACGCTGTGGACAGGTGATGTCCATCCACGTCGGGGTCATCGAGACCAACAAAAACAAGGCCCGCAGGCAGGACAGATGCGCGTCAATAATACGAAACCCAGAACCTCCCCAAATCCGATGTGGAAATCGATTGCGCGTCGGGTGACCACGTGGAGTCTGGTGGAATCGGCGGATCCGGAGTGGACGCTATTGCCATGACAAACCAGGTGTACGACCTGCCCCGCACCAGTGGCAAGGCTGATTGCCCGCCCGGAGGAGTATGCGAGAAGTCGCCATAGTATACAGCATTCTCAGCGCCGGCCGCGTAGCCTTCCCACATCAGCTGGCTCGCCGCCGTATCCATGACCACAATGACATAGAGCTCGGCACCTGCTACTTTGGCCCAACTAAGCAACGGAACGCTTGACACCGATGAATCCTGCGCCGGCGCTGTGAGAGTCACCTTTGAGAGCGGATAGAGCGGGGTCGTGGCGTCCGGTGCGCTTCTCCTGCCTTCGCCGGAGCGGTTGTACCCGGACACGCTATACGAGACCGTCTTGCCAGGGCACAATGCTGGAGATCCGTCCAGCCAAAGCCATAGCGCGACGGGAGGTATGGGGTCGACCACCAAGCCGGGCGATTCCACCGGTGATTCTGCCACGAACGTCCCGTCACGATATACCTTGAACCCTGTCACAGAAGGCGAACCGGACGGCAGCAGCCAACTGACCCCGCAGGCCACCACCGCGTCGGACCCAGCGGGCGTGCCGCGTGTTTGCGCGGGCGGGACCGAGTCACGCACCTTCTTGGCTGCTTCGAGTATCCTCGCCGCTAGCCCAGGGGACGCGGACGATGATTGATACGCGTATGGCGCGCTCAAGAGATCAAAGAGAGAATAGTGGATGGTCATGGCCTGAGCGGTCACGTTTGTTGGAGCGTAGGGAACAGAGCCGGGCAAGGTGCCGTTATTCACCGTCACGGTAATAGACCTGCAGCCAATGTTGCCACTGGCGTCGAGGGCCAGCGCCGTGAGAACGTGCTCGCCATCGTGCCATCCCGACTCGCTGTATTCCGAGTACGTCTCCCACAAGTATGTGCCCTGGGCGACGCGCTCACCTGGAGAATTCGCCTCGATGGCGGACACAAGCAAGCCGTCTATGAAAAGCAATGCTCCTGCCATCGCGGTCTCATCTCTCGCGTCCACGTAAACATAGCCGGTGCCGGACACGGGGGATGGGCAGCTTATGGAGACGTTCGGGGCGATGGACTCTGTGATCGGAAGCATTCCCCCGGGCTTCACCATTCTCAGCGTAACCTCAGTGGTCACGCCTGTCTCGACGCCAACACCGTAGGACGCCGCGGAAGCCCAGCCGGGCTTGGTGACTACAATGCTGTACGTTCCTGGAGCGACGCCTGAGAACGTGAATTCGCCACGGTAATTCGTGGTCGCGATCTTGCTGGTGCCGACGAGGCTGACTGAAGCGCGTTCAACACCAGGGCCAGAGGTCAATAGAGTGGCGTCCGTTCGGAATCCATTTGCGTCAATCTCGGTTACATAGCCTTTGATTACTCCCCCCGTAGAAGTTCCTGTTCCGCCCCCTCCAAAGCAGCCGGAAACGGACAGGGCTGCCGTCAGGATCGCGACTGCGAGCGTGGCCAAGGCTCTCCAATTACTGGAACCGGTCCCCAACCTGCGTAGAGCCATGTTTGCGTAACCTCCTCGCTAGCAATGATGGACCGGAAACGACACATGGAGACAGACACATGGAGACATGGGCACAAGGTCACGGGTACACAAGTACACGGGGATCGTGCTCTGGCAAAGCTCATGGCGCTTGTGGTGCGGGATGCCGGGCGTCGCCTGCTGGGACGCAGGCGGCCGCAGGCGGCACCCGCGAGACAAGCGGTCACCTGGAACGATTAGCGTCACTTGTGACAAGGGGCTCTAGGCTTTCAGCGTGCCGCGCAGGCATACCCCGGGCGTTGCGAGCTGGGGCGTTGGTACTAGCGCAACCTCTGGCGCGAAGAGCGGCCTGGTGCGAGTTCGGCATGGGATAACCGTCAAGAGCTGGTCGTCGGTCGTCGGCGTATCAGCACAAACCAGGCGGTCATAGTGCGGCGGTGGTGCGACCGTCTCAGATTGTGTGGAGGGAAGATTCGGGTGGCGATTAAGGTCGAAACGAGAACGTGCTACAGAATGGTTAGCACTGGTTAGCACTGGTAGGAGGTGTTCAAGCTCAAAAGGACAACGTGCAAAGGCAGCCGGATATCGCTGCATCTCCTCGGCATCGGAATCACCGAGCATCCGCGTGTTCCGTACGGTCCTTCAAACGTTTCACCTGAAAGAGACTCACCCTGCGGGCCTTGAGGTCACCTCCTTTCGCGCTTTAACGACCATCGAGGCTCAAGGCCTTGCCGAGTGTATTCGCCGCGGGCTCCAGACTTCCTCCTAACCTGTCTCGGACAGCGCGGAGCGACTGTCGCTGGCCATCCGGCGGGCCTCCTCGTGAGACCGGAAGGCGCACGGCAAGCGATGCCACGAGAATGAGTCCCGCGACCGGGAAGATGTCGCCAGCTTTCGATACCGCACCCCGATGGCGGCGGTAAAGCCCGCAGAGACTTGGGCAGGAGGAAGTTGCTCCAATCCCTCGAATACCGTGGAGTAGGCAAGTAAGCTGGCAAACCTAAGTCGTTGCGACCCGACGCGTCGGGACCTCGACCTCGGGCCACTATAGTCGTTCTTCGCCGCCGCAAACCCCGTCTTTCAGTCTCGCCAGTGAATGGTGCTCTGTCCCTGTCCCTGTCCGTTTCGGTGTCGGTGCCGGTATCGGTGTGCCTGTCCCCGTCCGCTGGAAGGCGCCAGGGTGGTCATCCGGCGCTCGTCCGTGGGACGAAACCGCAACGATTCCTCTGCTCGCGCCAGTTCCTCCTCAGATGCTGCTCAGAGCAGGCGCGGGGGCAGCGTCGTTCCGGGTGCAGGGGATGAGGAGCTTGTGGTGCGTATAGCAGCGCGTGACGAGGAAGCCCTTGGGCTTCTGGTCGAGGCTGTGCGCGTGCCCATCTTCACGTTGGCAAGGCAGATCGTCCTGGATGATCGCCTGGGTGGGGCGTATGGGTGGGGCGTGAAGTACAGGAGCTATGCCAGTGGCAATCCAAGCGTGACTGTTGGTCAGGCGAGATACAGGTGTGGAGCTGTTATGATGCTGATTGTGGTACAAAGGAGTGAGGGCATTGGCATCCGCTAGTATTCCAAAGGCGCGACCCAATTGGTGGGCGATGGTTTCCGCACTGGTCATATTCGCCTTGCCATTGTTAGTGATGTCATCTGAGGGCGCAGAGGGGACGGAACGGCACCCATCGGTCCAGAGTCAAACGGAGCCTTCCGCCGCGGCCAGGGTAAGGATTGATCCTGACATAGCCGTCATCGCGCCAGAGGCGGTAGAGCATCTTGGGGTGGTCATGAGCGACGTCACCGCGCGTGTCAACCAGCTTTTCGGCGTCAGTCCTGAGGCCATAGGAGAGGTCGTAGTAACTGTGGCGCGCGGGGAACCTTTCTTCGAGGGGGCGTTGGGAGGCTCGCGCAGTGGTATTCTGATTTGTGCCAACTCCGGCAGTCTTGGAACGTCGGATATCTTGCGACCCTTGATGCGGTCGTGGCTTGCCCTTGAATATACCCGCGTCGTCTTGGAAAGGACATCTGGTGGCGGCCAGCCGGGTCTTGCCGGCAGCCTCTACATGGGCATTGGAGTGGCCGTTGCCGACATTGTGTTCCCGGACTGTGCCCAGTTCCCGCTTCGGGACCCTCATAAAGTGAGCGCAGGCTTACTGCTACTGGATAAGCTACACGTTCCGAGATCGACTGACCCACCGATTTATAACGGCACTGTCGGGGGCTCGTTCTGCAAGTACCTCATCGAGCGCTTTGGGCCGCGCAAGATCCTTGAAGTCTACTCGGAACTGAAATCGGGAGAAACCATGAATGAGGCCCTAATGCACGTGTACGGTGAGCAACTCAGTCTTGTGGAGGAGGGCTGGCGCTCTCTCCTTAGAAATGTTGCCGGGGAAGACCCCGAAAGGTTCGCTGCTATGGCAGAGATGATGCTCTGTCTCGATGAGCTATCCACCACCTCGATGAAAGCCCTGTATCCTGCCGAACAGATAGGAGTCGGGTTTCCTCGGCGCATGGAGGATCTCGCGCAGTCGGTGAACACGGGATTGGCGACGATGTATGAGGCGGGCGCCGGGACCGATTCCATTGCGCATGCCCGCGCACTCCTAGACCGATATGCCTCAGCCATGCAGTCGTGGCACGATGCCGTGAATCTGCTATGGCTCGACGTGAGCATTCCGCTCGCCACCGGGTCCTCCGACTATGAGAGCATACTAAACGCGGCTGAGCAGGCAAGAGAGCTTGCAGCACAGTTGGGCGCTGACGATCTTGTGAGAAAGGCGGAGGAGAGCATAGCTGTGCTCAAGCGCACGAGACAGCCAGGTGAATGAATGGTTTTCGAGATCCCGGTCGAGCTGTACGTGCCTCAGAACGCCCGCCAGGACATGCATGACACGGAATGCAGGCGAATGTTCAAAGACGGCAGACTCGGAGCCGGGCCCAGGCCGGCGCCAGCACACGGGTCCCTGCAGGTCTGCCGCCCGCCGGGGTCTCGGAGGCCTCGCCAGAGCAGTCAGAACACCAGAGCGGTTAGAACAGAAGTGGGACGTAAGTCACCACGAAAAGCACCACTATGAGCGCTACCAGCAACGGAACCAGAGCGCGGCTTATTCGCTCGATGGGTAGCCCGCTCACACTGCTCGCCACGTACAAGTTGATCGCGACCGGCGGCGTCACCATTCCTATGGCAAGACCGATCACGAGCACGACGCCGAAATGCACCAGGTTGATGCCAAGGCTCGACACTATGGGGAGGAACACAGGCGTGAGAATGATCAAGGCGGACGCGGTCTCCATGAACACGCCCGCTATGAGAACGATCACACTTATCAAGAACATGACAACGAACTTGTTGCGCGAGAGAGACAGCACGGAATCGGCAATTATGGTGGGTATCTTCCAATTCGCGAGCACCCAGCCGAATATGCTGGCGCTTGCTATGACGAACATGACGAGGGACATGGTCACAGCGGAGTCCACGATGAGCTTGAATAGGTCCTTCAGCTTGCAGTCCCTGTATATGAAAAGCGCAGCGATGATCGCATAGTCAACGGCGATCACCGCGGCCTCGGAGGGAGTAAAGTACCCTGAGAAGATGCCCCCGAGGATGATGAGCGGTGTCAGGAGCCCCCAGAAGGAGCGGCGGAAATGATGCCACACGTTGGGCAGCGAAAACGCGCTGCCCGTGGGGTAATTATCTCTGTATGCCGTGTACATCGCTACCGCCATTAGCGCGAGTCCCATGAGGGTGCCCGGAAGGAAGCCGTTTAGGAACAACTGCGCCACGGACTGGTCCGCAATGACAGCGTACAGGACCATAGGAACGCTCGGGGGGATCACAACCCCGATGGTCCCGGCAGCAGCTATCAAGGCCGCTGAGAACTCCTTGTTGTATCCCTTTTCCTTCATCTCCGGGATGAGCGGAGCGGCCACCGCAGCTGTGGTCGCGGCACCCGAGCCCGAGATCGCCGCGAAGAACATGGACGCGAGGACTGCCACTAGCGAGAGCCCGCCCCGGACAAACCCGACGACGGAATCGGCGAAGTCCACGAGCCGCTTGGACACCTTGCCTTTGGCGAGCAAGTCCCCTGCCAGGATGAAGAACGGCACTGCAACGAGGGGAAACGAGTCGGTCCCCGCGAAAAGGCGTTGCGTCAGGATCACGAGCGGCACGTCGTGCCGCACGAGAACCACAAGCGAGGCAAGTCCGATCGACAGCGCGATCGGGATGCCCATGAGAAGAAACAGGAACAGGGTTCCGAACAGAATCCAGGCCATTGCGGCTCACCTCTTCCCCTCTGCGTATGAGCCCATTTCTTCAAGGAGGTGACAGAGCACGTGGACCGTGCCTACGGCGCAACTTGCGGGGATCACGAGATAAACGTAGCGCATGGGAAGCCCCAGAGCCGGAGAGACCTGGAAGATCTGATAGCTTGAGAGGCGGACGCCATAGACGATCCCGACGACAAAGAAGACTATCGCGAGCACATATGCGGCTGCTCGCACGATAGCGGCGACCCGCCTCGGCAACGCCGAGACCACGAACGTCACAGCGATGTGCGCCTTGCGCTTGAAGCCTATTGTTGCCGCGGTGAAGCTGCTCCAGACGAGAAGATACCTTGCGAGCTCCTCCGTCCACGAGCCCGCGGTGAAGAACACCCTCATGATCACCTGCAGGGTAATGACGGCAATCATGCCCACTATGAGTAGGAAGGTCACGTATGTGGCCGCAACGTTCAAGAAATCGCTGAGGCGCTTGACCGCCTGCTGGACGCCGCGGAAGACCATGTTCGAATTGGGCCCCCTTCCATGTCCACGATCCGTGGTCCCACAGCCCCGCCCCACATTAGCCCCTTATCGCTTCATTTTCTTGATCTCGGCCTGGATCTCGTCGATGAGGCCGCCGAATTTGTCGCGGTAGGAGTCGTAGACCGGCTTTACGGCCTGTTTGAACAGCTCCAGGTTGGGTTGAGTGATCACCATTCTGTTCTTCGCGATCTCCTGAAGCTGGCTGCTCTCCTGGTCGGCATCCCATTTGCGCTCGTACTCTGCGGCGCTCTGCGCGGCCTCGACCAAGATCTTCTGCGTGTCGGCCGGAAGCGACTTATAGAGCTTAAGGCTCATGACGAAGAGCGCCGGCGCATACGTGTGACGGGTGAGAGATAGGTATTTCTGGGTTTCATAGAGCTTGTACGCGTATATGACGTTTATCGGGTTCTCCTGCCCATCGACCACGCCCTGCTGGAGTGCGGTGAGGCACTCGGTCCACGCCATGGGGACGGCGTTCACGCCAAGAGCCTTGAACGTCGCAATATACACAGGATTCTCCATCACTCGTATCTTGAGGCCTTTGATATCGTCTGGCGTGGCGACGGGACGCTTCGAGTTGGTGAGGTTCCGGAAGCCCCGCTCAGCATACGCAAGGCCCTTAAGGTTCACGGTCTCGAGCTCCGCCAGGAGCTTCTTCCCTACCGGCCCATCGAGGACGTAGTATGCCTCCTGGGCGCTTGCGAACAGGAACGGCATCTCGAACGCGGCCATCCTCGGGAGGAAGTTCGCCACCGGGCCGTTAGTGATGACCCCCATGTCTATGGTGCCGAGCTGCATGCCCTCCAGCAGGGTCCGCTCGTCTCCGAGGGACGCGTTCGGGTATATCTCGATGGCAAGCTGTCCCTTCGTGCGTGCCTCCACGAGTTCCTTGAACTTCAGGGCGGCGATGTGAAAACCATCTCTCTCGTTCACCACGTGCGCGAGGCGGATCACGCGCGGCGCAGCCGCTACTGACGACATGAGCGAAAACAGACATACTATGACGAGACCAAGCGCAAAGACCCTTCTTGACATCTCCCTTGCTCCTCCTTGTGTAAGTCTCGAATATGCCACTCCACTCAACGATCAGTGTGTGAGTCTCAAACGATCCCGAATTCTCCACGCCCCGTCGTGCAAGCACCGGCAACCCCAACGCCGCCGTCAAGAAAGGAGACGAAAACTTGTGGCGCCATACTCAGGCGCCCGCAACGTCCGCCACGGCGCCCTTGGCCCCGGAAGACACGAACCGGCTGTACTTTGCGAGATACCCCTTCTTAAAGGCGGGCGCGGGTTCCGGCCGGGTCCACGAAGCAAGCCTCCTTGCCACCTCGTCCGGCGGCACACACAGATCGATCCTGCGGTTGGGGATGTCTATGTCGATCTCATCCCCCTCTTGGACGATGGCGATGGGCCCTCCCGCCGCAGCTTCCGGCGAGACGTGTCCTATGGAGGCGCCTCGCGTGGCCCCTGAGAAGCGACCGTCTGTGACCAGCGCCACAGAGGAGTCAAGCCCCATTCCGGCGAGAGCCGAGGTGGGGACGAGCATCTCACGCATGCCGGGGCCGCCGCGCGGTCCTTCGTACCGTATGACCACCACGTCCCCCGGCTCTATGCGCCGCGCGAAGATCGCGTCTGAGGCTTCCTCCTCCGAGTTGAAGACACGAGCTTTGCCCCGGTGGACCAGCATCTCCTGCCTGACGGCGGATTGCTTCACCACGCAGCCGTCGGGAGCAAGCGACCCGTAGAGAACCGCGATGCCGCCTTCTTTGTGGAAAGGATTCTCGAGCGGCCTGATAATGCCGGGATTGAGCACGCGGGCGCCCGCGATGTTCTCGCCCACGGTCTTGCCGGTCACTGTCAGGCAGTCCCTGTGGATGAGCCCGGCGCCGTCGAGCACTTTCATGACGGCCTGGACTCCGCCTGCCTGGTTGAGATCATTCAGGTCGGAGGGCCCCCCGGGACGCATGTTGCATATGTGCGGCACTCGCCTGCTGACCTCGTCGAATACGCGGAGCTCCAGCGGAACGCCAGCTTCGTGGGCGATTGCAGTGAGGTGGAGGACGGTGTTGGTCGAGCCGCCGAGCGCCATATCAACGGAGACTGCGTTTTCGAAGGCCTCTTTCGTAAGAATGTCGAGAGGGCGCACGTTCTTGCGGAGAAGGTCCATCACTTGAGCCCCGGCGCGCTTTGCCAGGCGGATCCTCGCGGCCATCACGGCCGGGATCGTGCCGTGGCCGGGAAGCCCCATGCCCAGGGCCTCGGTGAGGCAGTTCATCGTGTTAGCAGTGAACATGCCCGCGCACGAGCCGCATCCCGGACAGCCGGCCTCCTCGAGAGACGCAAGGTCCGCGTCGGTCATCAGGCCCGCCTTCACCGCCCCCACTGCTTCGAAGATGCTGTTGAGGTCGACTCTCTTGTCGCCCAACCATCCGGACAGCATCGGGCCGCCGCTCACGAAGACCGCCGGGATGTTGAGACGGGCGGCCGCAATCAGCATGCCCGGCACGATCTTGTCGCAGTTGCATATGAAGACCAGCGCGTCGAATTGATGGGCATAGGTCATGATCTCGATGGAATCCGCGATCAGCTCTCGGCTGGGCAGGGAGTATTTCATCCCCGGGTGGTTCATGGCTATCCCGTCGCATACGCCTATCGTGGGAAACTCGATCGGCGTTCCTCCGGCGGCCCTGACACCGGCCTTGACAGCATCAGCAATGGCCCTCAGGTGAATGTGACCCGGGATGATCTCATTGAACGAGTTGACGATCCCGACCCATGGCCGCGCGATCTCATCGTCGGTGTAGCCCATCGCCTTCATGAGCGCCCGGTGGGGAGCCCGCTCCGGCCCGGACTTCGCTTCAATGCTTGGCATACCCCGTCCTCCTTCGAGATTCGACTTTGGACGCCCTTTCGCGCACCCAGCCTTGATGCCTTTACGCGTACGCGCACCCGACTGAGCTTGAGCTTGAGTCCGTCTGATTTCAGACGGCTTCCAACCAGCTTCCGCACAGGTTTCGACCAGTCTTCGACGTCGACGCCGCGTGTCCTTGATACGATTTTTACCTGTGCTGGCACAATGATTACCCCGGTGGGCGAAGCGGGTAGCCAGAGCCGGGGACCTGAGGAGGGCACAGGCCACAGGCTGCCCGACGTGGGAGTGTGGTGAGTGAGTGGGCCGCTCAACTCAACGGCAGTTCGCTCTGCGGTATTGCGTGGGCGTAAGCCCTGTGATTTTCTTGAAAACGCGTGTGAAATGCGATGGAGAAGAGAACCCCAACGAAGACGCGAGGTCTTTCAGGGGCGTGCCAGGCTCCGCCTGCAGGCGGGCCACGGCCCGCTCGACGCGAGCGACATGCAGGTACTCGGAAAACGATATCCCCAAGGCCTGCTTGAACTTGCGCGAGAGATAGCACGGGTTCATGAAGACGTGGTGAGCGACATCGCCAAGCCGGAGAGGCCTGTGGCACATTTCGCGCACATATGCGCAGGCGCTCTCAAGAGTCCCGTCGAGGAGCGTCGCGTCGGGGCGGCCTGCGCTGGCGCCCGCGTCGATGGCACCGTCCGGGCCCCACGGGCTCCAGCTTGTGTGGACGCCGTCGTGATGCGATGATGCGCCCGCTGCGCTCTTGTTCGTACTCTCGCCCATGCTCATGCTCATGCTCATGCTCGTATAGACTTGCTCTGGCCCGGCCGGCCTTTCCTTCATGGCTCTCACAACTCCGAGCAGTAGGCGCATTATTGCATAAAGGTAGTTTTTTGATACTTGCGGGACGGCCGAGTACGGGATGATGAGATGTCCCCGGGGAAAGCCAAGTCGCGACTCAAGGGCGCACAGGTTCTGCAGGACGCCTGGTTCATCAGGGGAAGAGAGCCTCATGCCCGTGACAAGCACGGTGCCGCCCTGGACACCCGGGAGGCCAAGCGGAACGGCAACGAAGGTCAGGCCGGCCCAGCACATCCCCGCGTATGCCTCGCAGCAGGCGCTGTGAGCCACCGCTGTTCTGTTGCCCGCTCGCGCCTGAGCGCGCGCCCGATCGTGATCGTGCTGACCGTGCGCCAGATCCTGCGCCTGGTTGCAGGACAGCTGCGCTAGTGTGGTCCTGCACATCCTTGACCCGTCAGGAGTGGATCTGACAAGCCTGCAGAACGCAGGCAGGCGCTCGGGTCGGTCGACTAGGCCTGAGGGGTCGACCACGAGCATCTCCGCGCCAACGGTCTTGAGCAGGCAGCGCAGATCTTCCATCGTGAAGAGCCTCTCGGAAAGACGCGCTAGTGTGGTCTCCAGGTGAGCATGTGTGGACAAAAGAGGCGGCATCTCGCCCCTCACAGGTTCAAGATTGAGGATGACAGAAGGATCGACCTCCCTGTACGTGACGAGGAGCACCAGCTCCGCGTCGTCTCTGTTGCACACGGAGTGCCAGCAGAAGGCCGGTGCGTGGAAGAGGTCCCCGGGGCCCACTTCCAGGGATCGGCCGTCCAGCTGGCAGACGGCATGCCCGCGCTCCACGTACAGCACTTGTTCATCCAGGTGGTAGTGGGCCTGCTGCACGCCGCCGGGCTGAAATAGAGCCCTGGCGACAAGCATGGCTCTCGCCCCTTGCGCTGGCGCAGCCTCGCTTATCCACCGAAGCGCCCCCCACTGGAACTTCTGCACCTTCATCGTTGCGCTCGCACCAGCGCCGGTGGGGCTGACCTGAGTATTCGGCTGCTCTATCATGCGTTCCATCATGGCCATCACTTCTTCTCGTGCTACGTTCCTACTCTGGCCCGCCGGGAGGGCGCCGGGAGGCCGGATGCCACGACCCTGTCGATCGACGCTATCGATTTGTCGACTAGAGAGGGAGTGCCCAAGCTCTCACGCTTGCTTGGACGGGACGCGCTGCATAGGTATTCTTTTCTACTCCTCGACATCCTTGCTCGGTGCTTTGAGTTCTTTATAATACAACCTTTTGGTGAAAACTCCTCTTTTCCTTCCCTGTCAGATTCCGCCAACCGAGCCCCGTCTTTCGAAGCTCCCTCTGCGAAGGCGAGGTCTCTATGCCAGCAAGTACCGATACAACCAGCCTTGAGGCAATTACATGTATACTGGATGGTGCCCGCGATTTCAGGACCCCTGGGCAGAAATGCTTCGCTTTTGGGATGGCGCCGGTAGCCCAGATATTCGGGAGTGTACTTATATGCCTTGATGAAGAGCTAGCCAAGACGCGGGATCGCACGCTCAGGAACAAGGGAATCGGCGAGCGAACGATTCAGACAGTCTTTGGTGAGGTGACGGTCAAGAGGCGCAGATACCGTGAGGAGATACGCGTGGACGGCAAGCTCAAGAAGGGGGCTATCGGTATCTGCTGGATGAAGCGCTGGGGCTTCCGCCGGACGATAGGATCTCGCCTGGTTTGACGGAGGCCTTAGTGGAAGGGGCAGTAGAGGAGCCATTTCGCCAGGTGGTTGAAAGGCGCGAGGAGGCGGGGCTTCCCACACCGAGTCACAGCACCGTACATAGTCTTGCGAGGAAGCTTGGGGAGATGGTAGCTCGGGAGCAAGAGGAGCAGCGGCGGGCTCTATTCGAGGATTGGGAGGGGCTTCCCAGGGAGAAGAAAAGAGCGGAGCATAAGTCAAGGGGAAGACTGCCCCACTGCTCTTGACACGT harbors:
- a CDS encoding carboxypeptidase regulatory-like domain-containing protein, producing MALRRLGTGSSNWRALATLAVAILTAALSVSGCFGGGGTGTSTGGVIKGYVTEIDANGFRTDATLLTSGPGVERASVSLVGTSKIATTNYRGEFTFSGVAPGTYSIVVTKPGWASAASYGVGVETGVTTEVTLRMVKPGGMLPITESIAPNVSISCPSPVSGTGYVYVDARDETAMAGALLFIDGLLVSAIEANSPGERVAQGTYLWETYSEYSESGWHDGEHVLTALALDASGNIGCRSITVTVNNGTLPGSVPYAPTNVTAQAMTIHYSLFDLLSAPYAYQSSSASPGLAARILEAAKKVRDSVPPAQTRGTPAGSDAVVACGVSWLLPSGSPSVTGFKVYRDGTFVAESPVESPGLVVDPIPPVALWLWLDGSPALCPGKTVSYSVSGYNRSGEGRRSAPDATTPLYPLSKVTLTAPAQDSSVSSVPLLSWAKVAGAELYVIVVMDTAASQLMWEGYAAGAENAVYYGDFSHTPPGGQSALPLVRGRSYTWFVMAIASTPDPPIPPDSTWSPDAQSISTSDLGRFWVSYY
- a CDS encoding TRAP transporter small permease; this encodes MVFRGVQQAVKRLSDFLNVAATYVTFLLIVGMIAVITLQVIMRVFFTAGSWTEELARYLLVWSSFTAATIGFKRKAHIAVTFVVSALPRRVAAIVRAAAYVLAIVFFVVGIVYGVRLSSYQIFQVSPALGLPMRYVYLVIPASCAVGTVHVLCHLLEEMGSYAEGKR
- the ilvD gene encoding dihydroxy-acid dehydratase, which produces MPSIEAKSGPERAPHRALMKAMGYTDDEIARPWVGIVNSFNEIIPGHIHLRAIADAVKAGVRAAGGTPIEFPTIGVCDGIAMNHPGMKYSLPSRELIADSIEIMTYAHQFDALVFICNCDKIVPGMLIAAARLNIPAVFVSGGPMLSGWLGDKRVDLNSIFEAVGAVKAGLMTDADLASLEEAGCPGCGSCAGMFTANTMNCLTEALGMGLPGHGTIPAVMAARIRLAKRAGAQVMDLLRKNVRPLDILTKEAFENAVSVDMALGGSTNTVLHLTAIAHEAGVPLELRVFDEVSRRVPHICNMRPGGPSDLNDLNQAGGVQAVMKVLDGAGLIHRDCLTVTGKTVGENIAGARVLNPGIIRPLENPFHKEGGIAVLYGSLAPDGCVVKQSAVRQEMLVHRGKARVFNSEEEASDAIFARRIEPGDVVVIRYEGPRGGPGMREMLVPTSALAGMGLDSSVALVTDGRFSGATRGASIGHVSPEAAAGGPIAIVQEGDEIDIDIPNRRIDLCVPPDEVARRLASWTRPEPAPAFKKGYLAKYSRFVSSGAKGAVADVAGA
- a CDS encoding DctP family TRAP transporter solute-binding subunit, coding for MSRRVFALGLVIVCLFSLMSSVAAAPRVIRLAHVVNERDGFHIAALKFKELVEARTKGQLAIEIYPNASLGDERTLLEGMQLGTIDMGVITNGPVANFLPRMAAFEMPFLFASAQEAYYVLDGPVGKKLLAELETVNLKGLAYAERGFRNLTNSKRPVATPDDIKGLKIRVMENPVYIATFKALGVNAVPMAWTECLTALQQGVVDGQENPINVIYAYKLYETQKYLSLTRHTYAPALFVMSLKLYKSLPADTQKILVEAAQSAAEYERKWDADQESSQLQEIAKNRMVITQPNLELFKQAVKPVYDSYRDKFGGLIDEIQAEIKKMKR
- a CDS encoding TRAP transporter large permease; amino-acid sequence: MAWILFGTLFLFLLMGIPIALSIGLASLVVLVRHDVPLVILTQRLFAGTDSFPLVAVPFFILAGDLLAKGKVSKRLVDFADSVVGFVRGGLSLVAVLASMFFAAISGSGAATTAAVAAPLIPEMKEKGYNKEFSAALIAAAGTIGVVIPPSVPMVLYAVIADQSVAQLFLNGFLPGTLMGLALMAVAMYTAYRDNYPTGSAFSLPNVWHHFRRSFWGLLTPLIILGGIFSGYFTPSEAAVIAVDYAIIAALFIYRDCKLKDLFKLIVDSAVTMSLVMFVIASASIFGWVLANWKIPTIIADSVLSLSRNKFVVMFLISVIVLIAGVFMETASALIILTPVFLPIVSSLGINLVHFGVVLVIGLAIGMVTPPVAINLYVASSVSGLPIERISRALVPLLVALIVVLFVVTYVPLLF
- a CDS encoding AraC family transcriptional regulator — translated: MMERMIEQPNTQVSPTGAGASATMKVQKFQWGALRWISEAAPAQGARAMLVARALFQPGGVQQAHYHLDEQVLYVERGHAVCQLDGRSLEVGPGDLFHAPAFCWHSVCNRDDAELVLLVTYREVDPSVILNLEPVRGEMPPLLSTHAHLETTLARLSERLFTMEDLRCLLKTVGAEMLVVDPSGLVDRPERLPAFCRLVRSTPDGSRMCRTTLAQLSCNQAQDLAHGQHDHDRARAQARAGNRTAVAHSACCEAYAGMCWAGLTFVAVPLGLPGVQGGTVLVTGMRLSSPDEPGVLQNLCALESRLGFPRGHLIIPYSAVPQVSKNYLYAIMRLLLGVVRAMKERPAGPEQVYTSMSMSMSMGESTNKSAAGASSHHDGVHTSWSPWGPDGAIDAGASAGRPDATLLDGTLESACAYVREMCHRPLRLGDVAHHVFMNPCYLSRKFKQALGISFSEYLHVARVERAVARLQAEPGTPLKDLASSLGFSSPSHFTRVFKKITGLTPTQYRRANCR